The proteins below come from a single Mycobacterium parmense genomic window:
- a CDS encoding DUF4229 domain-containing protein produces the protein MYAAARLLLAAALAAAIYGVARLLGVSQFPLIVAVLFALIIAMPLGIWLFGPLRRRATASLAVAGERRRAERRQLQARLHGRTEPAGADEQTGD, from the coding sequence CTGTACGCGGCGGCCAGGCTGCTGCTGGCGGCGGCGCTCGCCGCCGCGATCTACGGCGTCGCGCGCCTGCTGGGCGTCAGCCAGTTCCCCCTCATCGTGGCGGTGCTGTTCGCGTTGATCATCGCGATGCCCCTGGGCATCTGGCTGTTCGGCCCGCTGCGCCGGCGGGCGACCGCGTCGCTGGCGGTCGCCGGCGAACGCCGGCGCGCCGAACGGCGGCAGCTGCAGGCGCGGCTGCATGGCCGCACCGAGCCGGCCGGGGCCGACGAACAGACCGGCGACTAG
- a CDS encoding S-methyl-5'-thioadenosine phosphorylase, protein MLGVIGGSGFYAFFESAVRTIEVQTPYGAPSAPVAVGAVGGHEVAFLPRHGAAHEFSAHTVPYRANMWALRKLGVRRVFGPCAVGSLDPANGPGTVVVPDQLVDRTSGRADTYFDSGGIHVDFADPYCPALREAVTGLPGVVDGGTMVVIQGPRFSTRAESRWFASAGFSLVNMTGYPEAVLARELEMCYAAIALITDLDAGVQAGEGVTTVEVFAEFEKNIELFKKLVREAIGRVADERTCTHCLPHAGVTLPVQLP, encoded by the coding sequence ATGCTCGGAGTCATCGGCGGCAGCGGGTTCTACGCGTTCTTCGAATCCGCTGTCCGCACCATCGAGGTCCAGACCCCGTACGGCGCGCCCAGCGCGCCCGTCGCGGTGGGCGCCGTCGGCGGGCACGAGGTCGCGTTCCTGCCCCGGCACGGCGCGGCCCACGAGTTCAGCGCGCACACGGTGCCCTACCGGGCCAACATGTGGGCCCTGCGCAAGCTCGGGGTGCGACGGGTGTTCGGACCGTGCGCGGTGGGCAGCCTCGACCCCGCCAACGGCCCGGGCACCGTGGTGGTCCCCGACCAGCTGGTCGACCGGACCAGCGGCCGCGCCGACACGTATTTCGACTCCGGCGGTATCCACGTCGACTTCGCCGACCCGTACTGCCCGGCCCTGCGCGAGGCGGTCACCGGCCTGCCCGGAGTGGTCGACGGCGGCACCATGGTGGTGATCCAGGGGCCGCGGTTTTCCACCCGGGCGGAGAGCCGCTGGTTCGCCTCCGCCGGATTCAGCCTGGTCAACATGACCGGATACCCGGAGGCCGTGCTGGCCAGGGAACTTGAAATGTGTTATGCGGCAATCGCTTTGATTACGGATCTGGATGCGGGTGTGCAGGCGGGCGAGGGGGTGACCACCGTCGAGGTTTTCGCCGAGTTCGAGAAGAACATCGAACTGTTCAAGAAGCTGGTGCGCGAGGCGATCGGGCGGGTGGCCGACGAACGCACCTGCACCCACTGCCTGCCGCATGCCGGCGTCACGCTGCCGGTGCAGCTGCCGTGA
- a CDS encoding 1,4-dihydroxy-2-naphthoate polyprenyltransferase, protein MAGLGQWIEGARPRTLPNAVAPVVAGTGGAAWLHAAVWWKALLALAVAVALTVGVNYANDYSDGIRGTDDDRAGPVRLVGSRLATPRSVLAAALTSLAAGAVAGAALALVSAPWLIVVGAACIAGAWLYTGGSKPYGYAGFGELAVFVFFGLVAVLGTQYTQALRVDWVGLVLAVSIGALSSSVLVANNLRDIPTDAQSEKITLAVRLGDARTRILYQVLLLTAAAGTVLLMTATPWCAAGLVAVPLAVRAARPVRSGRGGRELIPVLRDTGLAMVVWASAMAVALAFGR, encoded by the coding sequence GTGGCCGGTCTCGGGCAGTGGATCGAGGGTGCGCGACCGCGGACCCTACCCAACGCGGTGGCGCCGGTGGTCGCGGGCACCGGAGGTGCGGCGTGGTTGCACGCCGCGGTGTGGTGGAAGGCGTTGCTGGCGCTGGCCGTCGCGGTCGCGCTGACGGTCGGCGTGAACTACGCCAACGACTACTCCGACGGCATCCGCGGCACCGACGACGACCGGGCCGGACCCGTGCGGCTGGTGGGCTCGCGGCTGGCGACGCCGCGGTCGGTGTTGGCCGCGGCGCTGACGAGCCTGGCCGCCGGCGCGGTCGCCGGGGCGGCGCTCGCGCTGGTGAGCGCGCCGTGGCTGATCGTGGTGGGCGCGGCCTGTATCGCCGGGGCGTGGCTGTACACCGGCGGGTCGAAACCCTACGGCTACGCCGGCTTCGGCGAGCTCGCCGTGTTCGTCTTCTTCGGCCTGGTCGCCGTGCTGGGCACCCAGTACACCCAGGCGTTGCGGGTCGACTGGGTGGGTTTGGTGCTGGCGGTGTCGATCGGGGCGCTGTCGTCGTCGGTGCTGGTGGCCAACAACCTGCGTGACATCCCCACCGACGCGCAGTCGGAGAAGATCACCCTCGCGGTGCGCCTGGGCGATGCCCGCACCCGCATCCTGTACCAGGTGCTGCTGCTGACCGCCGCGGCCGGCACCGTCCTTCTCATGACCGCGACGCCCTGGTGCGCCGCGGGGTTGGTGGCGGTTCCACTGGCCGTGCGCGCGGCGCGGCCGGTGCGGTCCGGCCGCGGCGGGCGCGAACTGATCCCGGTGCTGCGCGACACCGGCCTGGCGATGGTGGTGTGGGCGAGCGCGATGGCGGTCGCGCTGGCGTTCGGGCGCTAG
- a CDS encoding NAD-dependent epimerase/dehydratase family protein, with amino-acid sequence MRVLLTGAAGFIGSRIDKALRAAGHDVVALDVLLPAAHGPDAVPPPGCHRVDVRDAAALAPLLDGVDVVCHQAAMVGAGVDAADAPAYGGHNDFATTVLLAQMFAAGVRRLVLASSMVVYGQGHYHCAQHGAVDPLPRRRADLDAGVFEHRCPIGDEELAWRLVDEEAPLRPRSLYAASKTAQEHYALAWSEALGSVGGSVVALRYHNVYGPGMPRDTPYSGVAAIFRSSLEKGESPRVFEDGGQMRDFVHVDDVAAANVAAAIATEGGPGFTALNVCSGRPISILQVATALCDARSDSVAPVVTGQYRSGDVRHIVADPARAAEVLGFCAAVDPVVGLREFAFAPLR; translated from the coding sequence GTGAGGGTGCTGCTGACCGGGGCGGCCGGCTTCATCGGCTCGCGCATCGACAAGGCGCTGCGCGCCGCGGGTCACGACGTCGTGGCGCTCGACGTGCTCCTGCCCGCCGCGCACGGCCCGGACGCGGTGCCCCCGCCGGGCTGCCACCGCGTCGACGTCCGCGACGCCGCGGCGCTGGCCCCGCTGCTGGACGGCGTGGACGTGGTGTGCCACCAGGCGGCGATGGTCGGGGCGGGGGTGGACGCCGCCGACGCGCCGGCCTACGGGGGTCACAACGACTTCGCCACCACGGTGCTGCTGGCGCAGATGTTCGCGGCCGGGGTGCGCCGCCTGGTGCTGGCGTCGTCGATGGTGGTGTACGGGCAGGGCCACTACCACTGCGCGCAACACGGCGCGGTCGATCCGCTGCCCCGGCGGCGCGCCGACCTCGACGCCGGGGTCTTCGAACACCGCTGCCCGATCGGGGATGAGGAACTGGCGTGGCGGCTGGTCGACGAGGAGGCGCCGCTGCGCCCGCGCAGCCTGTACGCCGCCAGCAAGACCGCGCAGGAGCATTACGCGCTGGCGTGGTCGGAGGCGCTGGGTTCGGTGGGCGGTTCGGTGGTGGCGCTGCGCTACCACAACGTCTACGGCCCCGGCATGCCGCGCGACACCCCGTACTCCGGGGTGGCCGCGATCTTCCGATCGTCGCTGGAAAAGGGCGAGTCACCAAGGGTTTTCGAGGACGGCGGCCAGATGCGCGACTTCGTCCACGTCGACGACGTGGCCGCCGCGAATGTGGCGGCGGCGATCGCGACCGAAGGCGGCCCCGGGTTCACCGCGCTCAACGTCTGCTCCGGGCGGCCGATCTCGATCCTGCAGGTGGCCACCGCCCTGTGTGACGCGCGCTCGGATTCGGTGGCCCCGGTGGTCACCGGTCAGTACCGCAGCGGCGACGTGCGCCACATCGTGGCCGATCCCGCGCGGGCCGCCGAGGTCCTGGGCTTTTGCGCGGCGGTCGACCCGGTCGTGGGCCTGCGCGAGTTCGCGTTCGCGCCGCTGCGCTGA
- a CDS encoding DUF7937 domain-containing protein: MVSQSSDDTPTGPIGGRTQQTPTPRIVRPPAAAAGGAPAKDPLRRWNLAADLTAVALLVAALFLPWNLYFGVGIPGSNTALFAALLAVTLLSVVSVAVGGSWRSSGARVNPARAGRLRLALNVPYLLLVLAFVGFDVFETVRFGGTVNLPGGAGPGAWLGIAGALLSAQVAVAEARTGPADDRPGGWLQSARIVGYLSMTAAVLSFGFNLYWRVRYALQTSGAATDFGKQNVAVVVTAVVYGTAALLAVLVASRWLLPGTKAARLATVALGASTLVAGVVVWALPVGRDIDAFHGIAQNTSTAGVGFEGYLAWAAAAAMFAPRTLFGPRDSSPTEEDAWRTAARHGLLLIAVWCIGSVAMRLTDLGVAVTLDYPFSRYDSIVLATFDLATAMLAIWLRANLAGADVSARLVSSLCGLVATLCVARVVVGVALAPRFADSPTSPEQHPVYGNNLAQQITSTFDVALCGLAICILAAAIATGHLSGRRVRLQRRRAAQKRPVPATPAPGAPAPRGRVPVGRPAPPSAAATTRIPTGGMDTPTTQIPAAGPRIFRGDDSATRGIPVPKPKIYRPPQG; the protein is encoded by the coding sequence ATTGTGAGCCAGAGCAGCGACGACACGCCTACCGGCCCCATCGGCGGCCGCACGCAGCAAACACCCACTCCGCGCATCGTCCGCCCGCCGGCCGCCGCCGCGGGCGGGGCGCCGGCGAAAGATCCGCTGCGGCGGTGGAACCTCGCGGCAGACCTGACCGCCGTCGCGCTGCTCGTCGCCGCGCTGTTCCTGCCCTGGAACCTCTACTTCGGCGTGGGCATCCCGGGCAGCAACACGGCTCTGTTCGCGGCCCTGCTCGCGGTGACGCTGCTGTCGGTGGTCTCGGTGGCCGTGGGCGGCTCCTGGCGGTCGTCGGGCGCCCGCGTCAACCCCGCGCGCGCCGGGCGGCTCCGGCTGGCCCTCAACGTGCCCTACCTGCTGCTGGTGCTCGCCTTCGTCGGGTTCGACGTCTTCGAAACCGTCCGCTTCGGCGGCACCGTCAACCTGCCGGGCGGCGCCGGCCCCGGCGCGTGGCTGGGGATCGCCGGCGCGTTGCTGAGCGCGCAGGTGGCCGTCGCCGAGGCCCGCACCGGACCCGCCGACGACAGGCCCGGCGGCTGGCTGCAGTCCGCCCGGATCGTCGGCTACCTGTCGATGACCGCGGCGGTGCTGAGCTTCGGTTTCAACCTCTACTGGCGGGTGCGCTACGCGCTGCAGACCTCTGGCGCGGCAACCGACTTCGGCAAGCAGAACGTCGCGGTCGTGGTGACCGCCGTCGTCTACGGAACGGCGGCCCTGCTGGCCGTGCTGGTCGCGTCGCGCTGGCTGCTGCCCGGCACCAAGGCGGCCCGGCTGGCGACCGTGGCGCTCGGCGCCTCGACACTGGTGGCCGGCGTCGTCGTCTGGGCCCTGCCGGTGGGCCGCGACATCGACGCCTTCCACGGCATCGCACAGAACACGTCGACCGCCGGTGTCGGCTTCGAGGGATACCTGGCGTGGGCCGCCGCCGCCGCGATGTTCGCCCCGCGGACGTTGTTCGGGCCGCGCGACTCGTCGCCGACCGAAGAGGACGCGTGGCGGACCGCGGCCAGGCACGGTTTGTTGCTCATCGCCGTCTGGTGCATCGGATCGGTCGCGATGCGCCTGACCGACCTCGGCGTGGCCGTCACCCTGGACTACCCCTTCTCCCGCTACGACAGCATCGTGCTGGCGACATTCGACCTGGCCACCGCGATGCTGGCGATCTGGCTGCGGGCCAACCTGGCCGGCGCCGACGTGTCGGCGAGGCTGGTCTCGTCGCTGTGCGGGCTGGTCGCGACGCTCTGCGTCGCCCGCGTCGTCGTCGGCGTGGCGCTGGCCCCGCGGTTCGCCGACTCGCCCACCTCCCCCGAACAGCACCCGGTCTACGGCAACAACCTCGCCCAGCAGATCACCAGCACCTTCGACGTGGCGCTGTGCGGGCTGGCGATCTGCATCCTGGCCGCCGCAATCGCCACGGGTCACCTCAGCGGTCGCCGGGTGCGGCTGCAGCGGCGCCGCGCCGCCCAGAAGCGCCCGGTTCCCGCGACTCCCGCGCCGGGCGCGCCGGCGCCCCGCGGCCGCGTACCGGTGGGTCGTCCCGCCCCGCCGTCGGCCGCCGCCACCACGCGCATCCCGACCGGCGGCATGGACACCCCCACAACCCAGATCCCGGCGGCAGGACCCCGGATCTTCCGGGGTGACGACTCCGCCACCCGGGGAATACCGGTGCCCAAACCCAAGATCTACCGGCCGCCGCAGGGCTAG